The following coding sequences are from one Venturia canescens isolate UGA chromosome 5, ASM1945775v1, whole genome shotgun sequence window:
- the LOC122410773 gene encoding ATP-dependent helicase brm-like isoform X2 → MASPSPQPSPMQLPQAQSPMGPPQQSPSHSTSNPQGSPMGPPQHHHHGSNQDYPGGSPMPPQSQQVPPSQQQQQGYPLHPQQMPPNMGPQSQGGPGGPGPMSQQGNAMMPGQMGPNVPPGGGHMGPGGPGQGVSGGPGQMGHGGPNPMGPGGPNQMGLGGPGQMGPGGGPGHMGPGVPMQMGPGGPGQMGPGGPGQMGPGGPGQMGHGQMGMPGQMHGPNSMGQGPVGHMGSGQGASGHGPPHMSQGAPGPHMGPGGPQNPQMGPGMPGRIPPGHINASQPGHMGPSSGPMTPSGPGHMGPGGSPGGPMPPSGPSHMGPSGPNAINSNQMPPGSPNQMGLNGPGQMVPPGNAGQMGSNGHGQMSPGGPGPMGPNGPQMGQINMGGPASQMGMSGPGGMMSMNSPASQAGANGPRSQMGSGVPTSMGPENGPGAQMGPGSGPSNQMSEIRGSMPPNESRSPMLQADSRGPIGPINSPGQMNPGGPGGPMNSGGSTPMGPASSGAPPPSVGPAGPVQMGPNGPVNQIIPPGPGPHGPGGTSPGASGPGQENLNALQKAIDSMEEKGLQEDPRYAQLLALRARQGNNLGDKQAFSSQQLQQLRVQIMAYRLLARNQPLSQQLALAVQGGAPPPSPSGMGQRPPVDSAQAPPASTGPPTPVPNALGPNGPPRLGAQTPQQHQPQQPVPKTNRVTSVAKPVGLDPLLILQERENRVAARIALRKEQLSYLPTNMSEDLRIQAQIELRMLRVLNFQRQLRSEIIACTRQDTTLETAVNVKAYKRTKRQGLREARATEKLEKQQKLEAERKRRQKHQEFLTSVLQHGKDFKEFHRNNVAKLARLNKAVLNYHANAEREQKKEQERIEKERMRRLMAEDEEGYRKLIDQKKDKRLAFLLSQTDEYISNLTEMVKQHKMEQKRKQVEEQKRKKKKRPQDSEEGANGDDVRVSVIEIATGKTLTDEDAPLMSQLSAFLETHPGWEPVESGSEGDTDDDEENEEKDRDSAEKDELAADMAEDKVKKTLQKAKIEDDEYKTEEQTYYSIAHTIHERVTEQASIMVNGKLKEYQIKGLEWLVSLFNNNLNGILADEMGLGKTIQTIALVTYLMELKKVNGPFLIIVPLSTLSNWVLEFEKWAPSVVVVSYKGSPIVRRAIQAQMRTTKFNVLLTTYEYIVKDKGVLAKLQWKYMIIDEGHRMKNHHCKLTQVLNTHYLAPHRLLLTGTPLQNKLPELWALLNFLLPSIFKSCSTFEQWFNAPFATTGEKVELNEEETILIIRRLHKVLRPFLLRRLKKEVESQLPDKVEYIIKCDMSGLQKVLYKHMQSKGVLLTDGSEKGKKGKGGAKALMNTIVQLRKLCNHPFIFQVIEEKYCEHVGTGGTSVVSGPDLYRASGKFELLDRILPKLKATNHRVLLFCQMTQLMTIMEDYLSWRGFMYLRLDGTTKAEDRGDLLKKFNDPGSNYFLFLLSTRAGGLGLNLQAADTVIIFDSDWNPHQDLQAQDRAHRIGQKNEVRVLRLMTVNSVEERILAAARYKLNMDEKIIQAGMFDQKSTGSERHQFLQTILHQDDAEDEEENEVPDDEAVNKMMARTEEEVEIFTKMDLERRREEAKSGTNRKSRLLEEHELPDWLVKDDEEVERWAYDEDEDRFLGRGSRQRKEVDYSDSLTEKEWLKAIDEDGVEYEEEEEEDKEKKRGRKKRKKGEEDDEPIPKKRRGAGSSVDPKMKKAMKKLIMVVVNYTDSTDGRLLSEPFMKLPSRRELPDYYELIKKPLTINKLLQKIEEGKYADFDELDKDFMQLCNNAQTYNKEASLIHEDSIVLQSVFTNARERLEAEGFNSDGDERDTGSAGNGEDGSDGDSSVRMKMKMKGRKSEGRGGRRRRVTKKYISDDDDDPDDN, encoded by the exons ATGGCGAGTCCTTCGCCACAACCATCGCCTATGCAATTGCCACAAGCGCAGAGTCCTATGGGCCCACCGCAACAATCTCCATCGCATTCTACATCTAATCCTCAGGGTAGTCCCATGGGCCCACCCCAACATCATCATCACGGCTCCAATCAAGATTATCCCGGTGGATCGCCTATGCCCCCTCAATCTCAACAAGTGCCTCCGtctcagcaacaacaacagggCTACCCTCTACATCCTCAACAAATGCCGCCTAACATGGGACCACAG AGTCAAGGTGGTCCAGGTGGTCCAGGGCCAATGTCACAGCAAGGTAATGCAATGATGCCTGGTCAGATGGGACCAAATGTGCCGCCGGGAGGTGGACACATGGGTCCGGGAGGGCCTGGCCAAGGAGTGTCAGGTGGTCCAGGTCAAATGGGCCACGGGGGGCCAAACCCTATGGGACCAGGAGGTCCGAATCAAATGGGACTGGGTGGTCCAGGACAAATGGGACCGGGTGGTGGTCCGGGTCATATGGGACCGGGAGTTCCGATGCAAATGGGTCCTGGAGGTCCTGGGCAAATGGGTCCGGGAGGTCCGGGGCAAATGGGGCCAGGAGGGCCAGGACAGATGGGGCATGGGCAAATGGGCATGCCGGGACAGATGCACGGACCGAATTCGATGGGGCAGGGGCCGGTGGGACACATGGGATCGGGGCAAGGAGCTTCGGGCCACGGACCGCCGCACATGAGTCAAGGTGCTCCGGGGCCACACATGGGACCGGGAGGTCCGCAAAATCCGCAAATGGGACCGGGCATGCCCGGTCGCATTCCCCCGGGACACATAAATGCCAGTCAGCCTGGTCATATGGGTCCGTCTTCGGGACCGATGACTCCGAGCGGTCCGGGGCACATGGGGCCCGGTGGTTCGCCGGGTGGTCCGATGCCACCGAGTGGTCCGTCCCACATGGGGCCGAGCGGTCCAAATGCGATAAACTCGAATCAAATGCCTCCGGGTTCGCCGAATCAAATGGGTCTTAACGGACCAGGACAAATGGTCCCACCGGGAAACGCCGGACAAATGGGATCCAACGGCCATGGCCAAATGAGTCCCGGTGGACCGGGGCCTATGGGACCGAACGGACCGCAGATGGGACAGATTAATATGGGAGGCCCGGCAAGTCAGATGGGAATGAGTGGACCCGGTGGAATGATGAGCATGAATAGTCCGGCGAGCCAAGCCGGAGCTAACGGACCGAGAAGCCAAATGGGCAGCGGCGTACCAACGTCCATGGGTCCGGAAAACGGCCCCGGTGCTCAAATGGGCCCGGGATCCGGCCCATCCAATCAAATGAGTGAAATTCGTGGATCTATGCCTCCGAACGAGAGTCGCAGCCCAATGTTACAAGCAGATTCACGCGGACCTATAGGCCCGATCAATTCACCTGGACAAATGAATCCTGGTGGTCCTGGCGGACCAATGAACTCGGGAGGATCGACTCCTATGGGACCCGCGAGCAGCGGCGCACCTCCTCCCTCTGTAGGACCCGCTGGACCCGTACAAATGGGCCCCAATGGACCTGTCAATCAAATCATCCCACCTGGACCCGGACCACATGGACCTGGCGGCACCTCTCCCGGAGCCTCCGGACCCGGTCAGGAAAATCTCAATGCTCTACAAAAAGCTATCGACTCTATGGAAGAAAAAGGACTCCAGGAAGATCCCCGATATGCACAACTTCTCGCTCTCAGAGCTCGACAAGGCAATAACTTGGGAGACAAACAAGCCTTCAGCTCGCAACAGTTGCAACAATTACG GGTACAGATCATGGCGTACAGATTATTAGCGAGGAATCAACCGCTTTCGCAGCAGCTGGCCCTAGCCGTTCAAG GAGGAGCACCTCCTCCTTCACCCTCAGGTATGGGACAGCGTCCTCCAGTGGATTCGGCACAAGCACCCCCGGCTTCGACGGGTCCGCCAACTCCGGTTCCGAATGCGTTAGGACCCAACGGTCCACCGAGGCTCGGGGCTCAAACTCCTCAGCAACATCAGCCGCAACAACCTGTACCAAAAACCAATCGCGTAACAAGCGTCGCGAAGCCTGTCGGGTTGGATCCACTTTTGATTCTTCAAGAACGCGAGAACAG AGTTGCAGCACGAATCGCTTTGAGGAAAGAGCAATTGAGCTACCTTCCGACCAACATGTCCGAAGACCTTCGGATTCAAGCACAAATCGAATTGCGCATGCTCAGAGTGTTGAATTTCCAACGCCAATTGCGATCTGAG ATCATCGCTTGCACTCGCCAAGATACAACACTGGAGACTGCGGTTAATGTTAAGGCGTACAAAAGAACGAAACGACAAGGTTTACGAGAAGCTCGAGCTACGGAGAAATTGGAGAAGCAACAAAAACTCGAAGCTGAACGTAAACGCAGGCAAAAACATCAG GAGTTCCTCACCTCGGTGCTCCAGCATGGCAAAGATTTCAAAGAATTCCATCGTAACAACGTCGCAAAATTGGCTCGTCTTAACAAAGCGGTGCTCAATTATCATGCCAACGCCGAGAGAGAACAGAAAAAGGAACAAGAACGTATCGAGAAAGAGCGTATGCGTCGTCTCATGGCCGAGGACGAAGAGGGTTACAGGAAGCTCATCGATCAGAAGAAAGACAAACGTTTGGCTTTCCTACTCTCACAAACCGACGAGTACATCAGCAATCTCACGGAAATGGTTAAACAGCACAAAATGgaacagaaaagaaaacaagttGAGGAACAGAAGCGTAAAAAG aaaaagagaccACAGGACAGCGAAGAGGGTGCAAACGGCGACGATGTTCGCGTGAGTGTCATCGAGATTGCGACTGGTAAAACGTTGACCGACGAAGACGCTCCGCTCATGAGTCAACTCTCGGCTTTCCTGGAGACACATCCTGGCTGGGAACCTGTAGAATCTGGGAGCGAAGGTGACACGGACGacgatgaagaaaatgaggaGAAAGATCGCGACAGtg CTGAAAAAGATGAACTTGCTGCTGATATGGCGGAAGATAAAGTGAAGAAAACCCTACAAAAAGCGAAAATCGAGGACGATGAGTACAAAACAGAGGAACAGACCTATTACAGTATTGCTCACACTATTCACGAGAGAGTTACGGAACAAGCATCCATTATGGTCAATGGAAAACTCAAAGAATATCAAATTAAG GGTCTCGAATGGTTGGTGTCTTTATTCAACAACAATTTGAACGGTATTCTTGCGGACGAGATGGGTCTTGGCAAAACGATTCAAACGATTGCCCTTGTTACTTATCTCATGGAGTTGAAGAAAGTGAATGGACCATTTTTGATCATCGTACCACTTTC AACTTTGTCGAATTGGGTGCTCGAGTTTGAGAAATGGGCACCGAGTGTCGTCGTCGTTTCCTACAAGGGTTCGCCGATAGTGAGAAGGGCGATTCAGGCGCAAATGCGTACAACGAAGTTCAACGTTCTTCTGACAACGTACGAATACATCGTCAAGGACAAAGGCGTTTTGGCGAAACTCCAATGGAAATACATGATAATTGATGAGGGTCACAGAATGAAGAATCATCACTGCAAGCTCACGCAAGTATTGAATACTCATTATCTCGCGCCTCATCGACTTCTTCTGACTGGTACACCGCTGCAGAACAAATTGCCCGAACTGTGGGCTCTTCTAAACTTTTTGCTGCCATCGATATTCAAGTCGTGCAGCACTTTCGAGCAATGGTTCAATGCTCCATTCGCTACGACTGGCGAAAAAGTCGAGCTCAACGAGGAAGAAACTATTCTCATTATTCGCCGTTTGCACAAAGTCCTCAGGCCCTTCTTGCTGCgtcgtttgaaaaaagaagtCGAGTCGCAGCTGCCTGACAAAGTCGAGTACATTATCAAGTGCGATATGTCTGGACTTCAAAAAGTTTTGTACAAGCACATGCAGAGCAAGGGTGTTTTGCTGACCGATGGCTCAGAGAAGGGAAAGAAAGGCAAGGGTGGTGCGAAAGCTCTGATGAACACGATAGTACAATTGCGAAAACTTTGCAATCATCCCTTCATATTTCAAGTTATCGAAGAAAAGTATTGCGAACACGTTGGGACCGGGGGCACATCTGTTGTATCAGGCCCCGATCTTTATCGGGCTTCCGGTAAATTCGAGCTTCTCGATCGTATACTGCCCAAGCTCAAAGCAACCAACCATCGAGTACTGTTGTTCTGTCAAATGACACAATTAATGACCATTATGGAAGATTATCTTAGCTGGAGAGGATTCATGTACCTTCGTCTCGACGGTACGACGAAAGCCGAGGACAGAGGTGATcttttgaagaaattcaacgATCCTGGATCCAACTACTTCCTCTTTCTTCTGTCCACGAGAGCCGGTGGTCTCGGTCTCAATCTTCAAGCTGCCGATACCGTCATTATTTTCGATTCCGATTGGAATCCTCATCAAGATTTGCAGGCGCAGGATCGAGCTCATAGAATAGGACAGAAAAACGAGGTCCGAGTGCTCCGGTTAATGACCGTAAACTCCGTGGAAGAAAGAATTCTGGCAGCAGCGAGATACAAGCTTAACATGGACGAGAAGATCATTCAAGCTGGTATGTTCGATCAAAAGTCCACGGGCTCGGAGAGACACCAGTTTTTGCAGACTATTTTGCATCAGGACGATGCCGAGGATGAGGAAGAGAACGAGGTACCCGACGATGAAGCCGTCAACAAAATGATGGCGAGAACCGAGGAAGAGGTTGAGATATTCACGAAAATGGATCTCGAGAGACGAAGAGAAGAAGCTAAATCTGGAACTAACAGAAAATCGAGATTGCTCGAGGAACACGAACTGCCAGATTGGCTCGTCAAGGACGACGAGGAAGTCGAGCGATGGGCGtatgacgaggacgaggatagATTTTTGGGCAGAGGCTCGAGGCAGAGGAAAGAAGTTGATTATTCGGACAGCCTCACGGAAAAGGAGTGGCTGAAAGCGATCGACGAGGACGGTGTCGAGtacgaggaagaggaagaagaggacAAAGAGAAGAAACGAGGTCgtaaaaagaggaagaagggaGAAGAGGATGACGAGCCGATACCGAAAAAACGTCGAGGTGCCGGAAGTTCCGTTGatccgaaaatgaaaaaagctaTGAAGAAACTTATCATGGTGGTCGTTAACTATACCGACAGCACGGACGGTCGATTGCTCAGCGAGCCATTTATGAAGTTACCCTCGAGGCGGGAACTACCGGATTATTACGAATTAATCAAGAAGCCACTGACGATAAACAAGCTTTTGCAGAAAATCGAGGAGGGAAAA tACGCTGACTTTGACGAGCTTGATAAGGACTTTATGCAACTGTGCAACAATGCCCAAACGTACAACAAAGAGGCCTCGCTGATACACGAGGATTCGATCGTCCTTCAATCGGTCTTCACGAACGCTCGTGAACGTCTCGAGGCCGAGGGGTTTAATTCTGACGGTGATGAGAGag ATACTGGTTCCGCAGGTAACGGCGAAGACGGTTCGGATGGAGATTCGAGtgtgagaatgaaaatgaaaatgaaaggaCGAAAGAGCGAAGGAAGAGGAGGTCGACGGAGGAGGGTcacgaaaaaatacatttccgatgacgacgacgaccctGATGACAACTAA